The segment TTCCAATCCCAACAGATATGCAGAACTTGAGCAGTTTTGAAACTTCAATACAGAGCATCACAAATGCCTTGTGACTGCAGCGGAACCAGACCTTATAAGTCTCAGAAAAAAAACTTGAGTCTTTAAATTGATGCTCGGTTTTGACATAAACCATTGAGTCACAGAACATGTACTCATCATTTTATAAGCCCAAAACCATCTGAAATACCTCCAGCTTACATCAATCTTCATTCGGTTTCTTCAGCATTGATCAAGAACTCTCTTCTTGTATCATGTGCTCCTTGCTTCTATctctgataattttttttttcttctacttgCAACACTCCAGCTTACGAATATCCTGTTATCCTTCTCACAGTGTTGCAGCTTCTTGTATCTTAGAGGCCTCTTGATTTCATAGCCCCTGAAATCACTTCAATTGATTCACACTTTCACCATGAATCACTCCTTAAGATACAACTTGTTCACATCTCACTTTCACACCAAACATGACCAGAACTGTCTTTGTTTCTGCAATAGAAAATGTGTAGCTTCAACATAAAACCTGTAGCTTCAACAGAAATCTTGTAGCTTCAACCAGAAGCTTCAACAGAAACCCAACAGCATCAACAGAAAACCAGAAGCTTCAACAGAAACCCAAGAGCTTCCACAGAAAACCTGCAACTGCTTCAGTTCATCTTGTCATTTAAGGTGTGTGGATGAGATGCTTCCATAGACACCAGAATGAGTCTTATAACTCCTTCCTCTCACGTGCTGTCCCCAAAGAGATATCTTGGCTTTCAGCCTGAGACATTCAAGTCTCATACTTTCCTCAAAATCTGAGAAATACCATGATGCTTCAACAAGAAAGAGTCTTATGGCTTCTTCCTCTCTTCACATCATTTACCAAGAGCTACTTCCTTGTTGTTCTTCCTGAGACATCACTGTTCTCTACACAACCAGCTCTCCAAAGAAAAGGACGTGGCTTCTTAACATGAAAGGAGCTCTACTGCTCCAACTTTTCAAAGATCCAACCTTTCTCACTTTTCTTCACTCTGCTCCTCTCTCTAGATCTTCTCTCCTTTAGATCTGaatcttctttctctctttcttctggATCTGAGACTTTCTCTCTTGAAATCTCAGAAATCTCCAAAGCTTCACTCATGCCTAGATCTCCTCATAAACAATGAGTTTCCTCTTCCACAAAACACACAGCTTCCATAACCTTCAAAGCTTCCACTTCTCTTCTTGACAAAAATGATTCTTGGCTTGAGAGAACCATAAAACACAGAACcaaggctctgataccactttgttAGGATTCCAGAGGCTCAAAGTCATCACTTTGTCTCAACATGAACCCACAACAAACCAAGATAGAAGTTGCTTGAAGTCAAAAACATAAACTGTAAAAACAGAGTTGTAGAAAACAGAGTATAGAGAGTTTGgagaagagattagagagtagGAGAAGAAGGGAGCACACACACAATTTAAGGAGTTCGCGCCCGTTAACGAGGGTCACTACATCTCCCCGAGACTACAGCTCGGAATCCACTAGAAGGTATAACATAGTTACAAAGATACAAGTGATTCACTCATCATATCACTCATGAACTCACTCTAATGTATCTTAATATGTTCTAATGAGAAACCCCAAAGCTAAGCTTATGCTTGCAGCTTTCTCTCACCCTTCTAAGCTATTTGTGTGGCTCAATCTCTCTCTCACGTTCTCAGCTTCTCTTTATAATGGAGACACCTTCAAACCTAATGTACAAGAGGACAAAATGGAGAGGCTCCTCCTTGTGGTCCCAAAAGTAACTTAACCCATCTTTAACTCACCATACTAACTTGAGTTAAGCCTTGGTTTACTTTTGATCTTCATTTGCTTGATCAACAAGTGTTCTTATCTTCACAGTTGAGCTTGGAACTTACCTAATCTAATGCTTTGAATTTGAAGCTTCTGTGTATTAAGCCTGACTTACTAGTTGATTTGTGGTTTTGCAGAGAACAAGTTGTATCAGTTATTTGCTTGTGAGATAAAAAAAGGGGGTGCAATGGCGAGGATAAAACCTCAGGCTCTGCTAAAtcaaagcaagaagaagaagggtccTAGTCGGATAAGTATTTCTACAATTGTCGTGTGTAATCTCGTAGTTGCTGTAGTTGTACTCTCCTTGGTCACTACTTATCGTCATTGGTCCCAgaggttttctttctttccatctttcttctttttttttcttctaatatattaaaacgttTAAGAGGATCTTGGTTTTATCTCTCAGGTCAAGAAACACACTTGAAACCCAGAGTCAGAGTTTTGAGGTACAgtcttcagatttttttttttctcagtgcTTTGTGTTTTGATTCCACTGAACTTCTACTAAGCAATTTGTGTTGCAGGACACAAATGCTGTATCACAACAAAAGAATTACGATCGTCCTGGCTATGCCgtaagttaatctctctctccatTTTTACTTGCTTAGTTTAATTACTGTTCCTATTGAGACACGGGGTTAATTATGTTTAATTACTGTTCTTATTTCTCACCTTGGttattatgttttttgtttttagatcTATAAAAGTagaacatcaaatgtctttaaACTCCTAGATAATACATTTTTCAATAATGTCTTTGCTTCTATCTTCTTATTTCATGTAGGATATAAGCACATCAAAAGGTCTCATAACTGTGGAACTCTTTAAAGATGCTTCTCCTGAAGCTGTCGACAAGTTTCTAGATCTGTGGTTAGTGTCATGATTCTTTTACTCTCTTTCCAGCTAGCTAGACAGAAATGAAAAGTTTATGAACTTGATCGTATAGGCTAAGCATGACTTGTTCTTAAGTAGGAAGATTAGTTCCAAGTAACTTCAGTTTCTTTGATTATGTTTGAACCGTAAGTCCTATCATACTCTTATTTGGGACGTTAAAACAGACTCAAAAGAGAAACATGCTGAATCACTAATTCACTATGTGACACACTATTCTATCTTTGGTAGAAGTAATAATACATTTGACTTGATTGTTGTATAGTAAAAAAGATCACTTCAAGGGAATGCCGTTTCAACGGGTTATAAAAAACTACTTGGTGCAAGCTGGTCACTCCTCGAGCTCTATACCTGTAGAAGAATGGACAGCTAAAGGAAAGCTCCGTGGTCGCCTTGACACAAGGTAGTTTGCTTGCTCTGCCTTCATCTATCTATCTTTTAGTCTAAAGATCAAAAACCAAACCCGTGTTGCTTTTTATTCAAGCCCAAAACATGAAGCATTCATGTTGGGGACACCAAAAAACAAAGGGAACAAGAATAAGGACTTCGAGATTCTGATCACAACGGCGCCAATCCCGGATCTGAATGATCAGCTTATAGTGTTCGGAAGAGTCCTTAAGGGAGAGGATGTAGTACAGGTTTTGATCCACAACCAAACATATATACTTATTTGTTCACCTTTTTTTATTGGTTCATGTGTTTTAGCTGTTTAAGTCATGTTATTAATACAGGAGATTGAGGAAGTGGATACAGATGAGCATTTCCAGCCGAAATCGCAGATAGGGATCATTAGCATTCTACTTAAACGAGAATTATAAAGTGAAAAATCTCTCTTGTTTATTACCTCACGCAAATCTTTTCTTCATACTCACTGTTTgtctaaatcttttttttcttaatctttatTTTACTGATTATTTCCtgttgttttgtaattttaattgaTCTTTATCGAGGAAATAACATCTTTGTATAAGTTAAAATAATTGGCTGTTTCTTGAATGGATTATAGTCTACTTAAACGAGAATTATAAAGTGAAAAATCTCTCTTGTTTATTACCTCACGCATCTCTTCTCCATACTCACTGTTTgtctaaatcttttttttttctttaatctttATTTTACTGATTATTTCCtgttgttttgtaattttaattggTCTTTATCGAGGAAATGTCatcttttgtttaatttaacATAATTGGTTGATTCTGAATGGATAGTCTTCATAACCAAATTGTCTTTAACAAATCGAAAGTTCCAACACCAATAGATGATAACCAGTTGTTACGTTATCTGCCATATAACTAAATAAAGATGGCATAAACTCGTTATTTTGATCCCTCATTTAACTGTTGATTATCATTGTAGAGAATCATGAGAGAAGATAAAGCTTTTGCATGCGCACCAAACTGCAAAACACCAGAAGTCCTCAAGACATGACCAACTGACAGTTtcctatatttatataagaCAACGCAAAAGTGATTTCAAGCGTCTCACAAGTCACAAATCGCCCTTCCGAGGAAAAAAACAAGTCTCTCTGAGGCTTATGTTGTAAATCCAAAAGCTTACTAATAAACCAAAACTAGCAACTCAGATTACGCATGTAAATCGTAAAAGTGCTTTGTGGAGGACATGAAAGTTATTCGTCAACGGGTCTTTAGTGGCTCTTTCTAGTTCTGCTCACGTGAGAGCTCTGATCGGTAAGGAACTTGAGGACATCCACTAGGGATCTTAGTCGGTCCCAGACGTTGAGTCCATAAAGGGTTTCAACTAGTGCCTCCTGGAATTCAAATGCGTTTTCTGCTACCGGGTACTGTGATTTCGACCACAATGAGAATATTGTTATTAACGGATATATAAggattttattaatttgttgttTTAAGAAAGAACTTGCCTGAATAGGTTTTGGAATCTTGGTTTTGATGAGTGGCCAAAATCTATCCTCGACCACGGATTTCACTAGACAGCAAGCTCTTAAACCTTCTATGCCAGCAAACCGTCCAAACCCGCTATCCTTTACACCTCCGAACGGGAGCGACTGCGAAAATTAAAAGAGGAAAAAGTCTTAATCTTAATAATAATAAGTGAAAGTTAAAACCCCCTCGACTATATAGCTAGTGCTGAGTACCTACCTGGCACATGTAGTTCGATGCAAAGTCGTTGATTGCAGCAACGCCGCACTGAATTTGAGAAGCAATTTGTTTTGCTCGGCGCTGGCTTCCTGAAAAAACAGCACAGCCGAGCGCATAACGTGAATCGTTCGCCAGCTTGATGACCTCTTCATCGGTGCTGAATTGCATGATCGGCATTATAGGCCCAAAGGCCTGATTCTCACACAACAATAAACATCTTAACAACTTGTGTGTGTGTGACATGCAAGTAACAGAAGCAAGAAGTCTTTGAACTTAGAGTGATTGAAGGTAAGTGTAAGGTTATGTACCTCTTCTTTCATTATCTTCATGGTGTGATTAACATTGATAAGAACCGTTGGAGGGAAATACTGATCGACTGCATCCTCGCCCAGATGACCAAAGCTTCCACGAACGGCAATTTCTGCTCCTTTGTCTAAGGCGTCATTAACTAGGCTCTGTAGGTTCTCAGAGTGCTCTTGCAAACAGATAGCACCCATGTCGTACCTCCCAGTTAGAGGAGGACCCTGATGAAAAATAAGGATTTTAGTAAGATAAAAAGGATAAAATTTGAGAAAGAGAAGACTGACGTTGCTGGAACCAAGAAAACACTGATTTTACTCAAAACTCCACAGAATCACATACTGCAAAGTTCCAGTAAACCTCCTAAGTGGTTTATACATACTAGGAAATATAGGAATACGACTGACGGGTGGTGAAAACAAGAGAACAGCTACTGTACCCGTTACAGCACACTAATGAAGAGGCTGGAGTAAATatgacaaacaaatcaaaagaaaacctgGAATAAGGAACCTCCTGAATTTCATGTTTGTATATAGAATCAAAGTAATTATCaggcttttttttgtttcgggGGAGTTAAACTGAGAACAGTGCACTTACAGCAGAAACGGACTTCACAATCTTGGTTACTTGGGTAATGAATGCAGTATATATGTCTTTGTGAACATAAAATCTTTCAGCACCTGCACAGTTTTGCCCGCTGGACTGAAGAGTGCCCCTTACAGCCACTTGTGCAACCTATATTGTTCAATGGAAGTGTAAAGTTTTATCAAAGGAATACCCTCATTTTCAAATAAGAACTCAGAAGAAAGTATGATGATATAGAAAAACCACTTACATGGGACACATCGGCGTCTTCACATATGATAAATGCATCTTTTCCACCAAGCTCAAGAGTGACAGGTGTCAATGTCTCAGCCGCATTTCTCATTATCTGCAACATATTGAATAATTACAGCTCATAGTAAATGGAcgagaatgaagaagaaagtCTGTACACTATACCATCTTGCCAACAGCAGTAGATCCAACAAATATCATTTTATCAACAGATGAGACGAGTGCTTCTCCGGTCTCCGCAAAACTGAAACGAAAGTGTTATTTTGAGGAAAACAATTTGATAACAGCAAGCTAAGGAGAGTTGAAATATACAGACCCTGTTATAACATCGACTAGATTTTCAGGTGCTCCAACAGCAGCTAACGCTGCTTGAATAATGCGGAAGTAAAAGCATCCCGACCAGCTAGCGTGTTCCGAAACCTTCAGAAAAGGTTTACCAGATATCATAGGTGCATACAAAACCTCAAAAAGATATATGCAATGAAGACTAATCAACTTCATCTCAATGGTCGCACTACCCAAGATGTCGACATCATATTAACAGGAACACGTACGCCAGTTAAGATATGATGAACGGCATTGTCTTTGAAAAGATAGAAAAGGGTCAGGGAGTTATAGTGATATAAAAGGCATTACGGAAATACCTTAATAACAATGCCATTCCCTGAGAAGACTGCAGCCAGCATAGGGTTGAAGATATTGTGGAAGGGATAATTCCATGGGACTATAGCTCCAATGACACCAAGGGGATGGAACTCTACTCTTGATACTTTATGAAGCATAGCTCTTCCTGAagacctgcaaaaaaaaagggatTTAAATTGACATCATAGCTATGCAAAAGCAAAGGAGAACTacaaataaaactgaaattttacATAAGTATTATGGAAATACCGATGTTCAGGCTTTAACCACCGTTCGCCCTCCGAAAGAAGCCAAGTGATTTTCTCACAAGTAGTCATTATCTCTCCCAAGGACGCATCAACCATAGTCTTTCCAGTATCACGTGACGAGACTCTAAACAAACAAGAGACTATCTTAGCATCAATCGGGGGATGTTAAACAAACCACTGAGTAGCAAAGAAATGAATCCTTACTCGCATATAAGCTCTTGGTGTTCAATGATGTACTTGAGAAGAATCCGCAAGAACTGCCTTCTCACCTTGAAGCTACTTTGAGCCCATGTTTTCTGAGCCTTCCTCGACAGTGCCACTCGCTCCTTAAcctgaaacaacaaaaaaatgtcTCAATCCTATCTCAGGATAAGGTGGATCGCCTTAAGAAAAACCTTTGAGTTAATACAGCTACCTTTGAGTTAACTTCACAAGAAAAGGAGAGAAGCTACTAACCTCAGAAGTAGAGAGAGCAGGGAAATATCCAAGATACTTCATCGTGGCAGGTTCATAACACTGAACTTTTTTGTCAGACTGTTGGCTCCTTCCTCTTGGAGGAATCTAAAGATCAAGTCAAGTCACAGAGCAAACTGTTATTCAGTGTTGCTAACAAAAAAGATTCCTCATATTAATTAACTATCATATTATAACAGCCGCTTGGATTTACAAATATGGAAaccaaattttatttcataatacaGAGATGAAATCTACATTTAACAAAAGATGAACAGCTTAAATCTCTTATCACACTCAACGATGAAAACGAGAAGTGATGCGAGTGAAGATTAACTCACATAAATGAAGCTATTCTCCTCCGTTTCTTTTCCATGAGCCAACACTGTTTCAAAAAACATATATTCCGAAAATCAATAAATCGATAAGCAAATGAACAAGCAAAGCTATAAACGGAAGTTAGGAGACGGTACAGAGACACagatgaagaaggaagagtTACCATCGGATGCGTCAACGTCAATGGAGGGAACGTTGGGAGGAATGAGCATGAGGAGGAATCTGCAGATCGCGTAAGCGAAGGCGAGAACGATCAGCGGCCACCAGAACGCCATTTCGTCTTCAGATACTCTTCGATCAGGAGCTTGGAGAAGACGACGCCGATGGAGGATGATGAATCTCGGCGTCTCCGTCGATCGGGATGGATTTTAATATTCTCAGCTTTGAATCGAATTTTTGTTTCGA is part of the Raphanus sativus cultivar WK10039 chromosome 5, ASM80110v3, whole genome shotgun sequence genome and harbors:
- the LOC108805360 gene encoding aldehyde dehydrogenase 22A1; the protein is MAFWWPLIVLAFAYAICRFLLMLIPPNVPSIDVDASDVLAHGKETEENSFIYIPPRGRSQQSDKKVQCYEPATMKYLGYFPALSTSEVKERVALSRKAQKTWAQSSFKVRRQFLRILLKYIIEHQELICEVSSRDTGKTMVDASLGEIMTTCEKITWLLSEGERWLKPEHRSSGRAMLHKVSRVEFHPLGVIGAIVPWNYPFHNIFNPMLAAVFSGNGIVIKVSEHASWSGCFYFRIIQAALAAVGAPENLVDVITGFAETGEALVSSVDKMIFVGSTAVGKMIMRNAAETLTPVTLELGGKDAFIICEDADVSHVAQVAVRGTLQSSGQNCAGAERFYVHKDIYTAFITQVTKIVKSVSAGPPLTGRYDMGAICLQEHSENLQSLVNDALDKGAEIAVRGSFGHLGEDAVDQYFPPTVLINVNHTMKIMKEEAFGPIMPIMQFSTDEEVIKLANDSRYALGCAVFSGSQRRAKQIASQIQCGVAAINDFASNYMCQSLPFGGVKDSGFGRFAGIEGLRACCLVKSVVEDRFWPLIKTKIPKPIQYPVAENAFEFQEALVETLYGLNVWDRLRSLVDVLKFLTDQSSHVSRTRKSH
- the LOC108862533 gene encoding peptidyl-prolyl cis-trans isomerase CYP21-4, whose amino-acid sequence is MARIKPQALLNQSKKKKGPSRISISTIVVCNLVVAVVVLSLVTTYRHWSQRSRNTLETQSQSFEDTNAVSQQKNYDRPGYADISTSKGLITVELFKDASPEAVDKFLDLCKKDHFKGMPFQRVIKNYLVQAGHSSSSIPVEEWTAKGKLRGRLDTSPKHEAFMLGTPKNKGNKNKDFEILITTAPIPDLNDQLIVFGRVLKGEDVVQEIEEVDTDEHFQPKSQIGIISILLKREL